In Gemmatimonadota bacterium, the following are encoded in one genomic region:
- a CDS encoding TolC family outer membrane protein, translated as EASVSEVGLGNSLTATGNFGASMTERTAKTSGGSSQSEAKPLLTSARVSLSKRVFDFGRVRGRVGVEQSLLGAARYRLQVVEQQVLHDAVIAYLNVFRARARLELAVKGEELLQSDLKATQERFQVGDVTPTDVAQAEARLADRRADSLNREQDLDHALREYRLATGSDFSENAAYPNELPAVPASEIEVEDSAVHLHPAVLMRRANVEAATRGKDAMALEILPTFDVTGSATYARNPNTFFESSTDLSVGIGATVPLWSGGRVDAAVRSSEELLGRTRRELDAEMRNVRLQALGAWHRFRSASETITALESSARANRIASEGVRREAEVGNRTTLDVLNANQELLVAEDRLDEARHVLQVAAYGLLQATGRMTAEHWGL; from the coding sequence CGCCTCGATGACCGAACGGACGGCGAAGACCAGCGGCGGGTCCAGCCAGAGCGAGGCCAAGCCGCTCCTCACGTCGGCGCGGGTGTCGCTCTCGAAGCGGGTGTTTGACTTCGGCCGGGTCCGCGGGCGCGTGGGGGTGGAGCAGTCCCTGCTCGGCGCCGCCCGCTATCGGCTGCAGGTGGTCGAGCAGCAGGTCCTGCATGACGCGGTGATCGCCTACCTGAACGTGTTCCGCGCCCGTGCCCGACTGGAGCTGGCCGTCAAGGGCGAGGAGCTGTTGCAGAGTGATCTCAAGGCGACGCAGGAGCGCTTCCAGGTCGGCGACGTGACCCCGACCGATGTTGCCCAGGCCGAGGCGCGGCTGGCCGACCGCCGGGCTGACAGCCTCAACCGGGAACAGGATCTGGACCATGCGCTCCGGGAATACCGCCTGGCGACCGGCTCCGACTTCTCCGAGAACGCGGCCTATCCGAACGAGCTCCCGGCGGTTCCCGCCAGCGAGATCGAGGTAGAGGACAGTGCCGTCCACCTGCATCCGGCGGTCCTCATGCGGCGGGCCAACGTGGAAGCGGCAACCCGGGGCAAGGACGCGATGGCGCTCGAGATCCTCCCGACATTCGACGTGACCGGGAGCGCCACCTACGCGCGCAACCCGAACACGTTCTTCGAGTCATCGACGGACCTGTCGGTCGGGATCGGCGCCACCGTCCCGCTGTGGTCCGGCGGGCGCGTCGATGCCGCGGTGCGCAGCAGCGAGGAGCTGCTGGGGCGGACGAGGCGCGAGCTCGATGCCGAGATGCGCAACGTCCGGCTGCAGGCACTGGGTGCGTGGCACCGCTTCCGCAGTGCTTCCGAGACGATCACGGCGCTCGAATCCTCGGCCCGCGCGAACCGTATCGCCTCCGAGGGGGTCCGCCGGGAGGCCGAAGTCGGGAACCGCACGACCCTCGATGTGCTCAACGCCAACCAGGAGCTGCTGGTGGCCGAGGACCGTCTCGACGAGGCGCGGCACGTCCTGCAGGTTGCAGCCTACGGACTGCTCCAAGCCACCGGCCGGATGACGGCCGAGCACTGGGGTCTCTGA